A single Epinephelus lanceolatus isolate andai-2023 chromosome 22, ASM4190304v1, whole genome shotgun sequence DNA region contains:
- the LOC117245911 gene encoding uncharacterized protein LOC117245911, with amino-acid sequence MRTEVEGEDCGGPEPARNSDPDTHLQPETDDKTGASSEPDTDDSDDWTETREPQSSLNSLKNDQVSVNDLIVGEKLFSCSECGKRFGYSGGLKKHMRTHTGEKPFSCSVCGKRFGHSGVLKKHMRTHTGEKPFSCSECGKRFGDSGDLKKHMRTHTGEKPFSCSECGKRFGYSGDLKKHLKIHTGEKPFSCSECGKKFGRRGILKRHMMARTGEKPFSCTECEKIFCYSGDLKKHMTFHSGEKPFSCSECGKRFGHSGDLKKHMRTHTREKPFSCTECEKIFCYSGDLKKHMTFHSGEKPFSCSECGKRFGHSGDLKKHMRTHTGEKPFSCSECGKVFGYNGDLKKHMRSHTGEKPFSCSECGKTFGYSNSLKVHMRAHIGEKPFSCSECGKRFGLRAILAVHMRSHTGVKPFSCTECGKRFGDSRALKRHMRTHTGSISLASQSVAKDLVVVEF; translated from the coding sequence ATGAGAACAGAAGTGGAaggagaggactgtggaggaccagaaccagccaggaactcagatccagatacacatttacaaccaGAGACTGATGACAAGACCGGAGCGTCTTCTGAACCAGAcactgatgacagtgatgattggACGGAGACCAGAGAACCTCAGTCAAGTTTAAACTCTCTGAAAAATGATCAAGTCTCTGTCAATGATTTGATTGTTGGTGAGAAActatttagctgctctgagtgtgggaaaagatttggttaCAGTGGAGGTCTGAAGaaacacatgagaactcatacaggagagaaaccatttagctgctctgtgtgtgggaaaagatttggtcacAGTGGAGTTCTGAAGAAACATATGAgaactcatacaggagaaaaaccatttagctgttctgagtgtgggaaaagatttggtgaCAGTGGAGATCTGAAGaaacacatgagaactcatacaggagaaaaaccatttagctgctctgagtgtgggaaaagatttggttaCAGTGGAGATCTGAAGAAACACTTGAAAattcatacaggagagaaaccatttagctgttctgagtgtgggaaaaaatTTGGTCGTCGTGGAATTCTGAAGCGACACATGATGGCTcgtacaggagagaaaccatttagctgcacTGAGTGCgagaaaatattttgttacagTGGAGATCTGAAGAAACACATGACATTTCATTCCggggagaaaccatttagctgcagtgagtgtgggaaaagatttggtcacAGTGGAGATCTGAAGaaacacatgagaactcatacaagagagaaaccatttagctgcacTGAATGtgagaaaatattttgttacagTGGAGATCTGAAGAAACACATGACATTTCATTCCggggagaaaccatttagctgcagtgagtgtgggaaaagatttggtcacAGCGGAGATCTGAAGAAACATATGagaactcatacaggagagaaaccatttagctgttctgagtgtgggaaagTATTCGGTTACAATGGAGATCTAAAgaaacacatgagatctcatacaggagagaaaccatttagttgCTCTGAATGTGGGAAAACATTTGGTTACAGTAACAGTCTTAAAGTACACATGAGAGCTCATataggagagaaaccatttagctgctctgagtgtggaaAAAGATTTGGCCTCAGGGCAATTCTGGCAgtacacatgagatctcatacaggagTGAAACCATTTAGTTGCACTGAGTGTGGCAAAAGATTTGGTGACAGCAGAGCTCTGAAGAgacacatgagaactcatacaGGATCAATCTCTTTAGCTTCCCAGAGTGTGGCAAAAGATTTGGTTGTAGTGGAGTTCTGA